A region from the Tigriopus californicus strain San Diego chromosome 9, Tcal_SD_v2.1, whole genome shotgun sequence genome encodes:
- the LOC131886775 gene encoding uncharacterized protein LOC131886775 isoform X2, translated as MAMADTSVVVLSSDDETAANIPPPDSMSSQIQTTDSLPGAGAPTQETHPSKASSLVKCEPPSDLVSVTKNKVYSLCGQSNGTEVKIVVPEKKKTASYQSRVRPKSSMKRSLVQSMEPEIICLDDDDTNQGSEDLAGHPLLVARPPQKIRKLTPTGSVSSDIQSSIPPAKIVPCNQSKTVKTEIDLPPIHQIALGNVSIHPIVVLDGDDEEPMPKSEDDLKPPAPFDPVENAIEACRLVLPTDEFTSVVKKFKKRIKNIPPGLLENEKFAKFVQERETKIRSDSKNIYIHIKELLDELKRVGCSGSKTDTKRRIIPESIPNGKEQSQVTTTVPGDDEPVPSTSASISVDTVPEKSLTKTKEVSSSHLLKLTEAQKKLHKAITRLEESECDLEADEDSNYLKLSRFKARFLKINRKIAECLKLNPTLERRQDKRFKCQGSRILEVNVKIEKWVNRAKKANREFFPDFADIVKLIESVNQEKNLCLSKSQILDEAKESFIAVGRTLKAQRVHDDMEDLDSYLSEDILPMTDEPEDLKRQLDENLQLGKDNLNRVFDDFVRKEVDSGEKPEEVQDEDVDNESSNEINNSGQEDMEHEVSSEATTENPTVLEEPTSKADLSAPLEKTSFEDTNPIKSN; from the exons atgGCCATGGCCGACACGAGTGTGGTGGTGTTGAGTTCGGACGACGAGACGGCGGCCAACATTCCACCACCGGACTCAATGTCCAGCCAAATTCAGACCACTGACTCGCTGCCGGGAGCTGGAGCACCTACGCAAGAGACCCACCCCTCGAAGGCCTCGTCG TTGGTCAAATGCGAACCTCCCAGTGATTTGGTTTCGGTCACTAAAAACAAAG TGTATTCGCTATGTGGTCAAAGCAACGGTACTGAGGTGAAAATAGTGGTCcctgagaagaagaaaaccgcGTCCTATCAATCTCGAGTTAGGCCCAAGTCGAGCATGAAACGAAGCTTGGTCCAATCCATGGAACCCGAGATAATTTGcctcgatgatgatgatacaaACCAGGGCAGTGAAGACCTAGCTGGTCATCCACTGCTTGTGGCTCGCCCGCCTCAAAAGATTCGAAAATTGACACCCACCGGATCTGTTTCATCTGATATTCAAAGTTCAATCCCTCCGGCGAAAATTGTCCCCTGCAACCAATCCAAGACCGTCAAAACTGAGATTGATTTACCGCCCATCCACCAAATCGCTTTAGGCAATGTGAGTATTCATCCCATCGTTGTGTTGGATGGCGATGATGAAGAGCCAATGCCGAAAAGTGAAGACGACTTGAAACCGCCTGCTCCTTTTGATCCGGTGGAAAATGCCATTGAAGCGTGTCGCTTAGTTCTACCTACTGACGAGTTCACGTCTGTCGTTAAGAAATTTAAGAAGCGGATCAAAAATATTCCTCCAGGTCTTCTTGAGAACGAAAAATTCGCAAAATTTGTTCAGGAGCGGGAAACAAAAATTAGATCAGACTCGAAAAATATTTACATTCACATCAAAGAACTCTTGGATGAGCTCAAGAGAGTAGGTTGTTCTGGTTCCAAGACTGACACCAAACGACGAATCATCCCCGAGTCGATTCCAAATGGCAAAGAGCAATCACAAGTGACAACTACCGTTCCAGGAGATGATGAGCCAGTACCTTCAACCTCAGCCTCGATCTCTGTCGATACCGTACCTGAAAAATCCTTGACCAAAACGAAGGAGGTGTCTTCATCTCATTTGTTAAAGCTAACCGAAGCCCAAAAGAAACTCCACAAGGCTATTACACGATTGGAAGAGTCAGAGTGTGATTTAGAGGCTGATGAAGACTCAAACTACCTCAAATTGAGCCGCTTCAAAGCCCGATTCCTCAAAATCAACCGAAAGATAGCCGAATGTCTCAAACTAAACCCAACCCTGGAACGTCGCCAAGATAAACGATTCAAGTGTCAAGGAAGTCGAATCTTGGAAGTCAATGTCAAGATTGAGAAATGGGTGAACCGGGCTAAAAAAGCCAACCGAGAGTTCTTTCCGGACTTTGCCGACATTGTCAAACTCATCGAATCTGTCAATCAAGAGAAAAATTTGTGTTTATCAAAAAGCCAAATCTTAGACGAAG CCAAAGAGTCATTCATTGCAGTAGGTCGAACGTTGAAAGCCCAAAGAGTTCATGATGACATGGAAGATCTTGATTCCTATCTGTCTGAAGACATCCTTCCAATGACAGATGAGCCCGAAGATTTGAAGCGGCAATTAGATGAGAATCTTCAATTGGGCAAAGACAACCTCAATCGG GTGTTTGACGACTTTGTCAGAAAAGAAGTGGATTCTGGCGAAAAGCCGGAGGAAGTGCAAGATGAGGATGTTGATAATGAAAGCTCTAACGAAATAAACAACTCTGGTCAAGAAGACATGGAGCATGAGGTTAGCAGTGAGGCTACGACGGAAAACCCAACGGTTCTTGAAGAACCCACTTCGAAAGCCGATTTGTCTGCCCCTTTGGAGAAAACGTCTTTCGAGGATACCAATCCGATTAAGTCTAACTAG
- the LOC131886252 gene encoding elongation factor Ts, mitochondrial-like has protein sequence MNRLLPFRISTAYLPKVSLFSTSSNSLAAKKPVSQLGQLRKETGYSLSLCKKALENNDQDIDQAKAWLEKQALELGWAKAQKLGGRNATQGLVGVLTRDNIASMVELNCETDFVARNTQFMDLLHDISLANLENAIPNSSEHLSVKHTSKSDLESLACSSSGQKLSDIIALNIGQIGENIVIKRGVTLSTGSGLAVFGSTHPNVSKDPNRVQCGRFGSLIALSKDGTGELEEGKTMDSVARQLCQHIVGWNPLRLGDLANFNLANIKPDDETPAKPLVIDGDDMPPEDEQDLRNRELENATIRDHEELIYQPFILDQEITVGELLITNGLVVHDFVRFELGKS, from the exons ATGAACCGCTTACTTCCCTTTCGGATTTCGACCGCTTATCTTCCAAAAGTGTCGCTTTTCAGTACCTCTTCGAATAGTTTGGCGGCCAAGAAACCTGTTTCACAATTAGGCCAACTAAGGAAAGAAACTGGATACAGCCTGTCATTATGCAAAAAGGCTCTCGAGAACAACGACCAAGATATCGATCAAGCCAAAGCCTGGCTGGAG AAACAAGCGTTGGAACTCGGATGGGCCAAAGCTCAAAAACTAGGAGGAAGAAATGCGACCCAAGGATTAGTGGGCGTCTTGACTCGCGATAACATCGCTTCAATGGTCGAACTGAATTGTGAGACAGACTTTGTGGCTCGTAACACTCAGTTCATGGACCTGCTGCACGACATCAGCTTGGCCAATCTGGAAAATGCTATCCCTAATTCTTCAGAACACCTCTCGGTGAAGCACACCTCAAAATCCGATCTCGAAAGTTTAGCTTGCTCATCGAGCGGACAAAAGCTAAGCGATATTATCGCCTTGAACATCGGGCAGATCGGCGAGAATATCGTAATCAAGCGAGGCGTCACTTTAAGTACCGGATCTGGTTTGGCGGTGTTTGGAAGCACTCATCccaatgtttcaaaagatcCAAACCGGGTGCAATGCGGTCGCTTTGGATCACTTATCGCTTTGAGCAAAGATGGCACAGGAGAGTTGGAGGAGGGCAAAACTATGG ACTCCGTGGCACGGCAATTGTGCCAGCACATAGTGGGATGGAATCCGCTACGCTTAGGGGACctggccaatttcaatcttgcGAATATAAAACCCGATGACGAAACTCCCGCCAAGCCTTTGGTCATAGACGGTGATGATATGCCCCCAGAGGACGAACAGGATCTCCGAAATCGGGAGCTCGAGAATGCCACGATCCGTGACCACGAAGAGCTCATCTATCAACCATTCATTTTGGATCAGGAAATAACAGTGGGCGAATTACTCATAACCAACGGGCTTGTCGTCCACGACTTCGTGCGATTTGAGTTGGGCAAGAGTTGA
- the LOC131886775 gene encoding uncharacterized protein LOC131886775 isoform X3 has translation MKRSLVQSMEPEIICLDDDDTNQGSEDLAGHPLLVARPPQKIRKLTPTGSVSSDIQSSIPPAKIVPCNQSKTVKTEIDLPPIHQIALGNVSIHPIVVLDGDDEEPMPKSEDDLKPPAPFDPVENAIEACRLVLPTDEFTSVVKKFKKRIKNIPPGLLENEKFAKFVQERETKIRSDSKNIYIHIKELLDELKRVGCSGSKTDTKRRIIPESIPNGKEQSQVTTTVPGDDEPVPSTSASISVDTVPEKSLTKTKEVSSSHLLKLTEAQKKLHKAITRLEESECDLEADEDSNYLKLSRFKARFLKINRKIAECLKLNPTLERRQDKRFKCQGSRILEVNVKIEKWVNRAKKANREFFPDFADIVKLIESVNQEKNLCLSKSQILDEAKESFIAVGRTLKAQRVHDDMEDLDSYLSEDILPMTDEPEDLKRQLDENLQLGKDNLNRVFDDFVRKEVDSGEKPEEVQDEDVDNESSNEINNSGQEDMEHEVSSEATTENPTVLEEPTSKADLSAPLEKTSFEDTNPIKSN, from the exons ATGAAACGAAGCTTGGTCCAATCCATGGAACCCGAGATAATTTGcctcgatgatgatgatacaaACCAGGGCAGTGAAGACCTAGCTGGTCATCCACTGCTTGTGGCTCGCCCGCCTCAAAAGATTCGAAAATTGACACCCACCGGATCTGTTTCATCTGATATTCAAAGTTCAATCCCTCCGGCGAAAATTGTCCCCTGCAACCAATCCAAGACCGTCAAAACTGAGATTGATTTACCGCCCATCCACCAAATCGCTTTAGGCAATGTGAGTATTCATCCCATCGTTGTGTTGGATGGCGATGATGAAGAGCCAATGCCGAAAAGTGAAGACGACTTGAAACCGCCTGCTCCTTTTGATCCGGTGGAAAATGCCATTGAAGCGTGTCGCTTAGTTCTACCTACTGACGAGTTCACGTCTGTCGTTAAGAAATTTAAGAAGCGGATCAAAAATATTCCTCCAGGTCTTCTTGAGAACGAAAAATTCGCAAAATTTGTTCAGGAGCGGGAAACAAAAATTAGATCAGACTCGAAAAATATTTACATTCACATCAAAGAACTCTTGGATGAGCTCAAGAGAGTAGGTTGTTCTGGTTCCAAGACTGACACCAAACGACGAATCATCCCCGAGTCGATTCCAAATGGCAAAGAGCAATCACAAGTGACAACTACCGTTCCAGGAGATGATGAGCCAGTACCTTCAACCTCAGCCTCGATCTCTGTCGATACCGTACCTGAAAAATCCTTGACCAAAACGAAGGAGGTGTCTTCATCTCATTTGTTAAAGCTAACCGAAGCCCAAAAGAAACTCCACAAGGCTATTACACGATTGGAAGAGTCAGAGTGTGATTTAGAGGCTGATGAAGACTCAAACTACCTCAAATTGAGCCGCTTCAAAGCCCGATTCCTCAAAATCAACCGAAAGATAGCCGAATGTCTCAAACTAAACCCAACCCTGGAACGTCGCCAAGATAAACGATTCAAGTGTCAAGGAAGTCGAATCTTGGAAGTCAATGTCAAGATTGAGAAATGGGTGAACCGGGCTAAAAAAGCCAACCGAGAGTTCTTTCCGGACTTTGCCGACATTGTCAAACTCATCGAATCTGTCAATCAAGAGAAAAATTTGTGTTTATCAAAAAGCCAAATCTTAGACGAAG CCAAAGAGTCATTCATTGCAGTAGGTCGAACGTTGAAAGCCCAAAGAGTTCATGATGACATGGAAGATCTTGATTCCTATCTGTCTGAAGACATCCTTCCAATGACAGATGAGCCCGAAGATTTGAAGCGGCAATTAGATGAGAATCTTCAATTGGGCAAAGACAACCTCAATCGG GTGTTTGACGACTTTGTCAGAAAAGAAGTGGATTCTGGCGAAAAGCCGGAGGAAGTGCAAGATGAGGATGTTGATAATGAAAGCTCTAACGAAATAAACAACTCTGGTCAAGAAGACATGGAGCATGAGGTTAGCAGTGAGGCTACGACGGAAAACCCAACGGTTCTTGAAGAACCCACTTCGAAAGCCGATTTGTCTGCCCCTTTGGAGAAAACGTCTTTCGAGGATACCAATCCGATTAAGTCTAACTAG
- the LOC131886775 gene encoding uncharacterized protein LOC131886775 isoform X1, whose amino-acid sequence MAMADTSVVVLSSDDETAANIPPPDSMSSQIQTTDSLPGAGAPTQETHPSKASSLVKCEPPSDLVSVTKNKGTKSTSAKSVKAQKDPQLHISIAKVYSLCGQSNGTEVKIVVPEKKKTASYQSRVRPKSSMKRSLVQSMEPEIICLDDDDTNQGSEDLAGHPLLVARPPQKIRKLTPTGSVSSDIQSSIPPAKIVPCNQSKTVKTEIDLPPIHQIALGNVSIHPIVVLDGDDEEPMPKSEDDLKPPAPFDPVENAIEACRLVLPTDEFTSVVKKFKKRIKNIPPGLLENEKFAKFVQERETKIRSDSKNIYIHIKELLDELKRVGCSGSKTDTKRRIIPESIPNGKEQSQVTTTVPGDDEPVPSTSASISVDTVPEKSLTKTKEVSSSHLLKLTEAQKKLHKAITRLEESECDLEADEDSNYLKLSRFKARFLKINRKIAECLKLNPTLERRQDKRFKCQGSRILEVNVKIEKWVNRAKKANREFFPDFADIVKLIESVNQEKNLCLSKSQILDEAKESFIAVGRTLKAQRVHDDMEDLDSYLSEDILPMTDEPEDLKRQLDENLQLGKDNLNRVFDDFVRKEVDSGEKPEEVQDEDVDNESSNEINNSGQEDMEHEVSSEATTENPTVLEEPTSKADLSAPLEKTSFEDTNPIKSN is encoded by the exons atgGCCATGGCCGACACGAGTGTGGTGGTGTTGAGTTCGGACGACGAGACGGCGGCCAACATTCCACCACCGGACTCAATGTCCAGCCAAATTCAGACCACTGACTCGCTGCCGGGAGCTGGAGCACCTACGCAAGAGACCCACCCCTCGAAGGCCTCGTCG TTGGTCAAATGCGAACCTCCCAGTGATTTGGTTTCGGTCACTAAAAACAAAGGTACCAAATCCACCTCTGCCAAGTCTGTTAAAGCCCAAAAAGACCCTCAATTACACATTTCTATCGCCAAAGTGTATTCGCTATGTGGTCAAAGCAACGGTACTGAGGTGAAAATAGTGGTCcctgagaagaagaaaaccgcGTCCTATCAATCTCGAGTTAGGCCCAAGTCGAGCATGAAACGAAGCTTGGTCCAATCCATGGAACCCGAGATAATTTGcctcgatgatgatgatacaaACCAGGGCAGTGAAGACCTAGCTGGTCATCCACTGCTTGTGGCTCGCCCGCCTCAAAAGATTCGAAAATTGACACCCACCGGATCTGTTTCATCTGATATTCAAAGTTCAATCCCTCCGGCGAAAATTGTCCCCTGCAACCAATCCAAGACCGTCAAAACTGAGATTGATTTACCGCCCATCCACCAAATCGCTTTAGGCAATGTGAGTATTCATCCCATCGTTGTGTTGGATGGCGATGATGAAGAGCCAATGCCGAAAAGTGAAGACGACTTGAAACCGCCTGCTCCTTTTGATCCGGTGGAAAATGCCATTGAAGCGTGTCGCTTAGTTCTACCTACTGACGAGTTCACGTCTGTCGTTAAGAAATTTAAGAAGCGGATCAAAAATATTCCTCCAGGTCTTCTTGAGAACGAAAAATTCGCAAAATTTGTTCAGGAGCGGGAAACAAAAATTAGATCAGACTCGAAAAATATTTACATTCACATCAAAGAACTCTTGGATGAGCTCAAGAGAGTAGGTTGTTCTGGTTCCAAGACTGACACCAAACGACGAATCATCCCCGAGTCGATTCCAAATGGCAAAGAGCAATCACAAGTGACAACTACCGTTCCAGGAGATGATGAGCCAGTACCTTCAACCTCAGCCTCGATCTCTGTCGATACCGTACCTGAAAAATCCTTGACCAAAACGAAGGAGGTGTCTTCATCTCATTTGTTAAAGCTAACCGAAGCCCAAAAGAAACTCCACAAGGCTATTACACGATTGGAAGAGTCAGAGTGTGATTTAGAGGCTGATGAAGACTCAAACTACCTCAAATTGAGCCGCTTCAAAGCCCGATTCCTCAAAATCAACCGAAAGATAGCCGAATGTCTCAAACTAAACCCAACCCTGGAACGTCGCCAAGATAAACGATTCAAGTGTCAAGGAAGTCGAATCTTGGAAGTCAATGTCAAGATTGAGAAATGGGTGAACCGGGCTAAAAAAGCCAACCGAGAGTTCTTTCCGGACTTTGCCGACATTGTCAAACTCATCGAATCTGTCAATCAAGAGAAAAATTTGTGTTTATCAAAAAGCCAAATCTTAGACGAAG CCAAAGAGTCATTCATTGCAGTAGGTCGAACGTTGAAAGCCCAAAGAGTTCATGATGACATGGAAGATCTTGATTCCTATCTGTCTGAAGACATCCTTCCAATGACAGATGAGCCCGAAGATTTGAAGCGGCAATTAGATGAGAATCTTCAATTGGGCAAAGACAACCTCAATCGG GTGTTTGACGACTTTGTCAGAAAAGAAGTGGATTCTGGCGAAAAGCCGGAGGAAGTGCAAGATGAGGATGTTGATAATGAAAGCTCTAACGAAATAAACAACTCTGGTCAAGAAGACATGGAGCATGAGGTTAGCAGTGAGGCTACGACGGAAAACCCAACGGTTCTTGAAGAACCCACTTCGAAAGCCGATTTGTCTGCCCCTTTGGAGAAAACGTCTTTCGAGGATACCAATCCGATTAAGTCTAACTAG
- the LOC131886251 gene encoding large ribosomal subunit protein uL2m-like, which yields MMGLMGLTRWTSLAQRWAPSLVATPVSGSSLNLWAPLSTLSYAGGEGPGRGWRTGSSPMSGGFPLSVRHLMQDYRLNFVVKRAPPLGPHRKLAPNQRDGQRKGEHGNYKRIIHYPEDGQYTIKKLPITKLGGRDPVTGRKVIQRFGGGSKQKYRWIDWQRLPEGWDPEEDFVERVISLNYDPCRDARIMLTGHGEKLRWQIATTTVQVGDLITANGRIPPNPIRPIEGHSYALGALPSGTPVCLVQWGVGSKEVKIIEGGMSGKVLRKVDNKVVIKSSNSFDYALPESCQCVVGTVMKEPLKALEIGSPNRARWLGIMPSSGLWHRKTGHSGRKIRKPPPVEEVRPKPPPKNTTMLLHCRTEGIRGEPRGRKRIINEPKW from the exons ATGATGGGCCTCATGGGCCTGACGCGATGGACCAGTCTGGCTCAACGATGGGCTCCATCCCTGGTGGCCACCCCAGTCTCCGGTTCGTCCTTGAACCTCTGGGCACCCCTAAGCACGCTTTCGTACGCTGGCGGGGAGGGCCCTGGCCGTGGCTGGCGGACGGGAAGTTCGCCCATGAGTGGGGGGTTCCCCCTCTCAGTCCGGCACCTAATGCAGGACTACCGCTTGAATTTCGTGGTCAAACGTGCTCCGCCCCTCGGACCGCATCGGAAACTGGCGCCCAATCAAAGGGATGGCCAAAGGAAAGGCGAACACGGCAACTATAAACGCATCATTCATTATCCAGAG GATGGGCAATACACCATCAAGAAGCTGCCCATCACCAAACTGGGCGGGCGGGATCCCGTCACGGGTCGGAAAGTCATTCAACGTTTCGGCGGGGGAAGTAAGCAAAAGTACCGTTGGATTGATTGGCAGCGTTTGCCCGAAGGTTGGGATCCCGAGGAGGATTTTGTTGAGCGAGTCATCAGCCTTAACTATGACCCGTGTCGCGATGCCCGCATCATGTTGACCGGACACGGTGAAAAATTACGTTGGCAAATTGCCACCACCACGGTTCAG GTCGGAGACCTTATCACAGCCAATGGTCGCATTCCGCCCAACCCAATTCGACCAATTGAAGGCCATTCCTACGCATTGGGAGCGTTGCCGTCGGGTACCCCGGTTTGCTTGGTTCAATGGGGTGTGGGGTCCAAAGAAGTTAAAATCATTGAAGGTGGTATGTCTGGTAAGGTGTTGAGGAAAGTGGACAACAAGGTTGTCATCAAGAGCTCCAACAGTTTTGACTATGCTTTGCCCGAATCATGTCAATGTGTGGTTGGAACGGTCATGAAGGAGCCTTTGAAGGCCTTGGAAATCGGGTCACCCAATCGCGCTCG ATGGTTGGGTATAATGCCAAGCTCAGGATTGTGGCACAGGAAAACGGGACATTCCGGTCGCAAAATACGAAAACCTCCCCCGGTGGAAGAAGTTCGACCCAAGCCACCACCAAAAAATACAACGATGCTGCTTCATTGTCGAACTGAAGGGATCCGAGGCGAGCCACGTGGTCGAAAGCGAATAATTAACGAACCCAAATGGTGA
- the LOC131886250 gene encoding xaa-Pro aminopeptidase 3-like yields the protein MSASGLRGLSHLWRPLWRHRAPPTPPATLACSSSPIGQPTPLTHGHLFGDADEVCPGIPRAEFGQRRSRLAQRILAGPAATKSLGRASPLTHARYQHHVMVIPAARRKYMIDRIPYFFRQDTDFRYLTGSLEPDGALIIAIGPESQASTLFVRDANAREAMWEGARTAVTEESRAHFGLDQILPLSHLSNFLSSYAKTHVEYLLWYDYLNPTHDELHKVVLDFMHGGGHQGIESPRSDIQALRVIKSEAEVALMRRSCDIAAQSIATTMSRSQRLKTEAEFFATVDYECRMRGAEYLAYPPVVASGDNANVIHYTQCTQQVQAGELILMDAGCELHGYTSDITRTWPVRGVFSEPQKVLYEMVLDVQQRVLQNLEQVGQATVDSLFKEMQGYLQVGLQSIGLIPSSDSPYHMMSKVQTFCPHHVSHYLGMDVHDTALVSKSINFKPNMVITVEPGLYIPQSMKSVPEEFRGIGIRIEDDVLITSSGYEVLSKSCPKTIDQIEMLIQSSTSSIQ from the exons ATGTCGGCTTCTGGCCTTCGCGGCTTATCCCATCTGTGGCGACCGCTCTGGCGTCACCGAGCTCCACCCACCCCACCGGCCACTTTGGCCTGCTCGAGCAGCCCCATTGGTCAGCCCACACCGCTCACGCACGGCCATTTGTTCGGGGATGCGGATGAGGTGTGCCCCGGCATCCCTCGCGCCGAGTTCGGTCAACGGCGTTCCCGCCTGGCTCAACGGATTTTGGCCGGGCCCGCTGCCACCAAGTCTTTAGGTCGGGCCTCGCCCTTGACGCATGCCCGGTATCAGCACCATGTAATGGTGATTCCGGCGGCCCGCCGAAAATATATGATCGATCGCATTCCGTATTTTTTCCGGCAG GATACGGACTTTCGCTATCTGACGGGTTCACTGGAACCGGATGGGGCCCTCATCATTGCCATTGGCCCGGAAAGTCAGGCGTCCACGCTGTTTGTTCGCGACGCCAACGCGCGCGAGGCCATGTGGGAAGGCGCGCGAACCGCCGTCACCGAGGAGAGCCGTGCTCATTTTGGTCTGGATCAAATACTGCCCTTGTCTCATCTGTCCAACTTCCTGTCCAGCTACGCCAAAACTCATGTGGAGTATCTACTCTGGTACGACTATTTGAATCCCACCCATGACGAGCTGCACAAAGTCGTGTTGGATTTCATGCATGGCGGAGGTCATCAGGGCATTGAGTCCCCCCGGTCGGATATCCAAGCCCTGCGAGTGATCAAATCCGAGGCGGAAGTGGCGCTAATGCGACGATCCTGTGATATTGCCGCTCAGTCCATTGCCACCACCATGAGTCGATCGCAACGACTCAAGACTGAAGCCGAATTCTTTGCCACTGTCGATTACGAATGTCGCATGCGGGGCGCTGAGTATTTAGCTTACCCGCCGGTCGTGGCTTCCGGTGATAATGCTAATGTGATACACTATACCCAATGCACGCAACAAGTTCAAGCGGGGGAATTGATCCTCATGGACGCGGGCTGTGAATTACACGGTTATACGAGCGATATCACTCGCACTTGGCCCGTCCGAGGCGTGTTCTCAGAACCGCAAAAGGTGTTATACGAGATGGTACTCGACGTCCAGCAGCGGGTGCTCCAGAACCTTGAGCAAGTCGGTCAAGCCACGGTGGATTCACTCTTCAAGGAAATGCAAGGTTACCTTCAGGTGGGATTGCAGTCTATCGGGTTGATCCCTTCGTCGGATTCGCCATATCACATGATGTC GAAAGTTCAGACGTTCTGTCCTCACCATGTGAGCCACTATCTAGGCATGGATGTCCACGACACGGCCCTGGTTTCCAAGTCCATCAACTTCAAGCCGAATATGGTGATAACTGTGGAACCGGGCCTATATATTCCACAGAGTATGAAATCGGTTCCCGAGGAATTCAGAGGCATCGGCATTCGAATTGAAGATGATGTACTCATAACCTCAAGTGGATATGAAGTCCTATCCAAGTCTTGTCCAAAGACAATTGATCAAATAGAAATGCTTATTCAATCATCCACGTCATCCATCCAATAA